One Alphaproteobacteria bacterium LSUCC0396 genomic region harbors:
- the rsmA gene encoding 16S rRNA (adenine(1518)-N(6)/adenine(1519)-N(6))-dimethyltransferase RsmA — protein MTDRQLMLDQIEALPPLRQLVEMMDMRARKSLGQNFLFDLNLTRRIARSAGALSGTTIEIGPGPGGLTRALLLEGADHVIAIEKDQRAADILAGLTKAAGDSLDLIEADAMESAIWEMGTPPRRIIANLPYNIATTLFINWLSHASAFESMTLMFQREVAERITAKPGDSAYGRLSVLTHWLADSEILFDVPASAFVPAPKVTSSIVQIVPLAVPRYPCNQNALENLTRIAFGQRRKMLRSSLKKIGGETLLRAANIDPEKRPQDIDVESFCRLALHAEAAALETD, from the coding sequence ATGACCGACCGGCAATTAATGCTTGATCAGATCGAAGCTCTGCCCCCATTACGCCAGCTTGTCGAAATGATGGATATGCGGGCACGCAAATCATTGGGCCAAAATTTTCTGTTCGACCTTAATCTAACCCGCAGAATCGCCCGGTCAGCCGGCGCGTTATCGGGTACCACGATTGAAATTGGCCCGGGACCTGGCGGCCTGACTCGCGCATTATTGCTCGAGGGTGCCGACCATGTAATCGCGATCGAAAAAGACCAGCGTGCCGCGGATATTCTCGCCGGATTAACCAAAGCCGCTGGTGACAGCCTTGATTTAATTGAGGCTGATGCGATGGAGAGTGCCATTTGGGAAATGGGCACGCCGCCGCGCCGGATTATCGCCAATTTGCCCTATAATATCGCAACAACTCTATTCATTAATTGGTTAAGCCATGCCAGCGCTTTTGAATCCATGACGCTGATGTTCCAGCGGGAAGTGGCAGAACGTATCACCGCCAAACCGGGGGATAGCGCTTATGGCCGGCTAAGCGTTTTGACCCATTGGCTGGCTGACAGCGAGATTTTGTTTGATGTACCGGCGTCAGCCTTCGTGCCTGCCCCCAAAGTCACATCATCGATTGTACAGATTGTGCCGCTAGCGGTGCCGCGCTATCCATGCAATCAAAACGCATTAGAGAATTTAACGCGCATTGCCTTTGGTCAACGCCGTAAAATGCTTCGAAGTTCATTAAAGAAAATTGGCGGGGAAACGCTTTTACGGGCAGCAAATATCGACCCGGAAAAACGGCCGCAAGACATTGATGTCGAATCTTTTTGCCGCCTTGCATTGCACGCCGAGGCAGCCGCCCTAGAGACTGATTAA
- the pdxA gene encoding 4-hydroxythreonine-4-phosphate dehydrogenase PdxA, with translation MTKRPLLITPGEPAGIGAEIALKAWQSGITDLCLIDEPAHVERTATALGMTPRLTEITDPVSFDPNSHSLQIIPISWTKPPVAGAPDAANAPQVIDAIQRAAIWAQAGAAAGIVTNPIQKSTLYDAGFAYPGHTEFLASLATPVPGAPLMMLACDALRVVPATIHIALNKVPESISTSLIIEKCQLLNTSLINGFGIPDPHIAVCGLNPHAGENGRMGHEDETIILPAINQLQAEGINATGPHPADTLFHAEARKTYDAVLGMYHDQVLIPLKTIDFFGGVNVTLGLDFVRTSPDHGTGLDIAGRGIARADSLIAAIKMASRLAGNSRRQTAT, from the coding sequence ATGACGAAGCGACCTCTTCTTATCACACCTGGTGAGCCAGCCGGTATCGGTGCTGAAATCGCCTTAAAGGCGTGGCAGAGCGGTATCACCGATCTATGCCTCATTGACGAGCCTGCGCACGTAGAGCGCACAGCAACGGCACTGGGCATGACGCCAAGATTGACTGAAATCACTGATCCGGTATCGTTTGATCCAAACAGTCACAGCCTACAGATCATTCCGATCAGTTGGACCAAGCCGCCTGTCGCCGGCGCGCCTGATGCGGCAAACGCACCGCAGGTCATTGACGCGATCCAGCGTGCAGCCATCTGGGCACAAGCAGGTGCCGCTGCCGGTATTGTGACAAACCCCATTCAGAAATCCACTCTCTATGACGCTGGTTTCGCCTATCCGGGGCATACCGAGTTTCTGGCAAGTCTCGCCACGCCGGTGCCGGGTGCGCCGCTTATGATGCTAGCCTGTGACGCGCTAAGGGTAGTGCCGGCAACCATTCATATTGCGCTAAACAAAGTTCCGGAAAGCATCTCAACATCGTTGATCATCGAGAAATGTCAGCTTTTGAACACAAGCCTGATAAACGGATTTGGCATTCCAGACCCGCATATTGCCGTTTGCGGACTTAACCCCCATGCCGGCGAAAATGGGCGGATGGGTCACGAGGATGAAACAATTATCCTGCCTGCGATAAACCAGTTACAGGCCGAGGGTATCAACGCCACAGGCCCCCATCCGGCGGATACGCTGTTTCACGCCGAAGCACGCAAAACTTATGATGCGGTTTTGGGTATGTACCATGATCAAGTTCTTATCCCGCTGAAAACAATTGATTTCTTTGGTGGTGTGAATGTAACGCTTGGGCTGGATTTTGTGCGAACATCACCCGATCACGGTACTGGCCTTGATATCGCTGGCCGCGGCATTGCCCGCGCCGACAGCCTGATCGCAGCCATCAAAATGGCAAGCAGACTCGCCGGCAACAGCCGTCGCCAAACCGCAACATGA
- a CDS encoding peptidylprolyl isomerase — translation MSLMPLAFCMMVMLTAGMFMFSAGTRPANAALEIIAKVNGKAITNYEVDQRTAFLRMVTNLEDTEANRAQIRQDAAQMLIDEALKLEAGISVNPTLVGRSRETARRLVDENFALNGKSGTERLRDEGIDARNVQAKFITDIVWAEFIRFKFQSKFSDLEQVTDMVLDRIKANAKQPQVKLSEIVLLPEPNRPLDRTLVLANEIIKAVNRGADFNAIARQYSAAGTSGNGGALGWIMLDQLPPEIQDLVKQTEIGTISAPLQRDGLVILIQNEGRRQDGVADPSQDIVTLARAVYPLGKDANNADKLEAAAKLERDTATAKSCDDIVVLNNSYNAGVKSLIENVTIGSFNRPLQSLINNLKVAVPSKPLAFNDSLSVVMLCNRQSPTISLPSRDDIYRAEFDKVFGSLSERYLLRLRRAAVIETDS, via the coding sequence ATGAGCCTGATGCCACTTGCTTTCTGCATGATGGTTATGCTCACCGCAGGGATGTTTATGTTCAGCGCAGGAACACGACCAGCTAATGCGGCGTTAGAAATCATTGCAAAGGTCAATGGCAAGGCGATCACCAATTATGAGGTTGACCAGCGCACAGCCTTTCTGCGCATGGTCACAAATTTAGAGGATACCGAGGCCAACCGCGCCCAAATTAGGCAAGACGCTGCGCAGATGCTCATTGACGAAGCCCTAAAGCTGGAGGCGGGCATATCAGTCAACCCCACCCTTGTGGGAAGAAGCCGTGAGACGGCGCGACGGCTGGTCGATGAAAACTTTGCTCTTAACGGTAAAAGCGGAACCGAGCGTCTGCGTGACGAGGGAATTGACGCCCGAAATGTTCAGGCAAAATTCATTACTGACATTGTATGGGCTGAGTTTATTAGATTTAAATTTCAATCCAAATTCAGTGATTTGGAACAGGTTACTGATATGGTGCTCGACCGTATCAAGGCGAATGCAAAACAGCCTCAGGTCAAACTAAGCGAGATTGTATTGCTGCCAGAACCAAACCGCCCGCTTGATCGCACCCTCGTTCTTGCGAACGAGATTATCAAAGCGGTAAATCGTGGTGCCGATTTCAATGCAATCGCCAGACAATATTCCGCAGCAGGCACGTCTGGAAATGGGGGGGCACTTGGCTGGATAATGCTTGATCAGCTCCCGCCCGAAATTCAGGATTTGGTAAAACAAACCGAGATCGGCACCATTAGCGCACCGCTTCAGCGTGACGGGTTAGTGATTTTAATTCAAAATGAAGGGCGCCGTCAGGATGGTGTTGCCGACCCAAGCCAAGATATTGTTACGCTCGCACGAGCGGTATATCCGCTTGGCAAAGACGCGAACAACGCGGACAAGCTAGAGGCCGCAGCAAAGCTTGAGCGCGACACCGCAACCGCGAAAAGCTGTGATGATATTGTAGTGCTAAACAACAGCTATAACGCAGGCGTGAAAAGCCTGATTGAGAACGTTACTATTGGCTCATTCAATCGGCCTTTGCAGAGTTTGATCAATAACCTGAAAGTTGCTGTTCCAAGTAAACCACTGGCATTTAATGATAGTTTAAGTGTCGTTATGCTGTGCAACCGCCAGAGCCCAACCATCAGCCTACCATCACGCGACGATATATACCGGGCTGAGTTTGATAAAGTGTTTGGCTCGCTATCCGAGCGCTATTTGCTTCGTTTGCGTCGTGCAGCGGTTATCGAAACAGATTCATGA
- a CDS encoding LptF/LptG family permease yields MSQFAPFGTLFRYFALRFVGWIALCLFGLASIISLIQTVELARRVSVLTTTTPEVNFLNMAFLNLPAVIEMILPFAMLAGAMLCFSSWNRTNEFVAVRGFGQSVWAALGPALFSAFIIGMLFVTIINPIGAVTSKRHEAQMAKIFGESDNNFSVSTSGIWLRDTLETGKLIIRGDALNTEIASIINPAIYLYGEDVHLRALYKADAMQLTDKGWMLDRAVRWLSDGQKTDIGSLLLPTGLDALDLRQSGLRPQSISVYSLPGFIDGLESAGIPASEYRFHLYKTLSTPLLMIGIAMLAARVTLTNVSRGRRSRLFLRGAFLAIAIFIFSYFMQVLGSSLQVPMSVAAWTPSIAIALFGAIILARTDES; encoded by the coding sequence ATGAGCCAGTTTGCCCCCTTCGGCACGTTATTCCGTTACTTTGCATTGCGCTTTGTTGGCTGGATAGCTTTATGTTTATTTGGCCTTGCATCAATTATCAGCCTGATCCAGACGGTCGAGCTTGCCCGGCGCGTTAGCGTTCTAACGACAACGACGCCAGAGGTAAATTTTCTCAATATGGCGTTTTTAAACCTGCCTGCGGTAATCGAGATGATCTTGCCATTTGCCATGTTAGCGGGGGCAATGCTGTGTTTTTCATCATGGAACCGGACCAATGAATTTGTTGCTGTTCGGGGGTTTGGCCAATCAGTCTGGGCAGCGCTCGGGCCAGCTTTGTTTTCCGCCTTTATCATCGGCATGCTTTTTGTCACGATTATCAATCCGATTGGCGCGGTGACATCAAAACGCCATGAAGCTCAGATGGCCAAAATATTTGGCGAGTCAGATAATAATTTTTCTGTATCGACAAGCGGCATATGGCTTCGTGACACGCTGGAAACTGGCAAACTCATCATACGCGGCGATGCGTTGAACACAGAAATCGCCAGCATTATCAATCCAGCGATTTACCTTTATGGCGAAGATGTGCATCTAAGGGCGTTATATAAGGCTGATGCGATGCAGCTGACCGACAAAGGCTGGATGCTGGACAGGGCTGTGCGGTGGCTGAGTGACGGGCAAAAAACCGATATCGGCAGTTTACTTTTGCCAACTGGCCTTGACGCACTTGATCTTCGCCAATCCGGCCTTCGTCCCCAGTCGATTTCGGTTTATTCCCTGCCGGGCTTTATTGACGGGCTTGAGAGTGCCGGCATCCCGGCCAGTGAATACCGCTTTCATCTTTACAAGACATTATCTACACCGCTGCTGATGATTGGTATTGCGATGCTGGCAGCGCGTGTGACGTTAACCAATGTATCGCGTGGACGGCGCTCAAGGCTATTTTTGCGCGGCGCCTTTTTGGCAATTGCGATCTTTATCTTTAGTTACTTCATGCAGGTTTTAGGATCATCATTGCAAGTACCAATGTCAGTTGCCGCATGGACACCGTCGATTGCCATTGCCCTATTTGGTGCCATAATCCTTGCCCGCACCGATGAAAGCTGA
- a CDS encoding LptF/LptG family permease has protein sequence MQFNLYIFNQLLRTTLALTSVLVGIIWLFQTIRILELVVNRGAPVSDFLIMSVASMPLWLMIAIPISGFIAVNWVYSRILADRELLVMQSIGLSPLQLAKAPIALGILMTGFLAVNSVYILPASFGVYKDLQFKLRNSIPTILLRDGIFIEVVDDMTMFIGSRDDDDVMRDLFIHDARLGDRIITMTAKSGTFIERDGSPTLILQNGERSERNAEGQSGAVLLFETHSVTITRSSSQPTARATIDINEDTIANLLSPAAASSPQYYLQRHAEGHYRIASPWLGLGLALLSAAIILRGQIRRDLWTRRASMNIGACVLVIIAVVVTRGWVTNNASLWPFIHLSVFVPIILAIWLLRSTQTDSSSPLHEGAAI, from the coding sequence ATGCAGTTTAATCTGTATATTTTCAATCAGCTTTTACGCACTACATTGGCGCTGACATCGGTGCTGGTGGGGATCATTTGGCTATTCCAAACAATCCGCATTCTCGAATTGGTGGTTAATCGCGGCGCCCCCGTCAGTGACTTTCTGATCATGTCAGTTGCGTCGATGCCTTTATGGTTGATGATCGCGATTCCCATTTCAGGCTTTATCGCGGTAAATTGGGTCTATAGCCGTATTCTTGCTGACCGTGAGTTGCTGGTCATGCAGTCAATTGGCCTTAGCCCTCTGCAGCTTGCCAAGGCGCCGATCGCCCTTGGGATATTAATGACCGGATTTCTGGCAGTGAATTCTGTCTATATTTTGCCCGCCTCCTTTGGCGTCTACAAGGACCTACAGTTTAAATTGCGCAATAGCATACCGACGATTTTGTTACGTGATGGCATCTTTATCGAGGTGGTCGATGATATGACGATGTTTATCGGCTCGCGCGATGATGATGATGTTATGCGCGATTTATTTATTCACGATGCAAGACTTGGTGATCGTATCATCACCATGACGGCAAAATCTGGCACGTTTATTGAACGCGATGGAAGCCCAACGCTTATTCTTCAAAATGGCGAAAGGTCGGAACGTAATGCTGAAGGCCAAAGTGGCGCTGTGCTGCTTTTCGAAACACATTCGGTGACCATCACCCGCAGCAGCAGCCAACCAACCGCGCGCGCCACAATTGATATCAATGAAGACACCATCGCCAATCTGCTATCACCTGCAGCGGCCAGTTCGCCGCAATATTATCTACAGCGTCACGCCGAAGGTCATTACCGCATCGCATCGCCATGGCTGGGGCTGGGATTAGCCTTGCTCTCAGCCGCGATAATTTTACGCGGACAAATCCGGCGCGATTTATGGACACGGCGTGCCAGCATGAATATTGGCGCCTGTGTTTTGGTAATTATTGCCGTTGTTGTCACGCGCGGCTGGGTAACGAATAACGCCAGCCTCTGGCCATTTATTCACCTCAGCGTTTTTGTTCCAATCATCCTTGCCATCTGGCTGCTTCGCTCGACGCAAACAGACTCTAGCTCACCACTGCATGAGGGGGCCGCGATATGA
- a CDS encoding leucyl aminopeptidase produces MPVKLQLSFAKTAPKGDVTTICLIGKKGDIIPHLEQDVAAFLIAAMATAQFTGKAGKSLMIYNDKQSYLLLGTGDKLAPGKEAEIVGGKLFSALAGTASKRGWFPDHKLDATVLADMMFGANLASYYFDSYFTEKNDENNSVRLAVGGDALDENSALFQDREALANGVFLARDLVFEPANKLYPGEFAARCSALSALGLEVEILDEAAMETLGMGALLGVGQGSRRDSFMVVMNWKGGGDEAPFALVGKGVTFDTGGISLKPAKGMEDMKWDMGGAAAVTGAMCAIAGRKVAKNVVGVIGLVENMPDGNAQRPGDVVKSMSGKTIEVINTDAEGRLVLADALHYTETRFKPQAMVNLATLTGAIIASLGKEYGGLFANSDDLVSQLVSAGEATGERLWQMPMGPAYDRMLKSHIADMKNIGGPYGGAITAACFLARFVEATPWAHLDIAGKAWSDLSTATVPKGGTGYGVRLLNRLIDDWQGAEMSQTMDETDS; encoded by the coding sequence ATGCCCGTTAAACTTCAGCTTAGCTTTGCTAAAACCGCCCCCAAAGGTGACGTCACCACAATTTGTTTGATTGGCAAAAAAGGAGATATTATCCCGCATCTAGAACAGGATGTTGCTGCCTTTCTGATCGCCGCAATGGCAACCGCACAATTTACTGGCAAGGCTGGTAAAAGCCTGATGATCTATAATGATAAGCAGAGCTATCTTCTGCTTGGCACTGGCGACAAGCTGGCGCCGGGTAAAGAGGCGGAGATAGTTGGCGGAAAGCTGTTTTCAGCGCTTGCCGGAACGGCGTCGAAACGTGGCTGGTTTCCCGATCACAAGCTCGATGCGACGGTTTTGGCCGATATGATGTTCGGGGCTAATCTTGCCTCATATTATTTCGACAGCTATTTCACCGAAAAAAATGACGAGAATAACAGCGTTCGACTTGCCGTTGGTGGGGATGCGCTTGATGAGAATAGCGCGCTGTTCCAAGACCGTGAGGCGCTTGCCAACGGCGTTTTTCTGGCGCGAGATCTTGTGTTTGAACCTGCCAATAAATTATATCCGGGCGAATTTGCGGCGCGTTGTTCGGCGCTGTCTGCGCTTGGGCTTGAGGTTGAAATCCTTGATGAAGCGGCGATGGAAACCCTCGGCATGGGCGCATTATTGGGCGTCGGGCAGGGCAGTCGGCGTGACTCCTTTATGGTGGTAATGAATTGGAAAGGCGGCGGTGATGAAGCGCCGTTTGCGCTCGTTGGCAAGGGGGTAACCTTTGATACTGGCGGTATCTCGCTAAAGCCTGCCAAGGGCATGGAAGATATGAAATGGGATATGGGCGGCGCGGCTGCGGTGACGGGCGCAATGTGCGCGATTGCCGGCCGGAAAGTGGCGAAAAATGTTGTTGGGGTGATCGGCCTTGTTGAGAACATGCCCGATGGCAACGCCCAGCGCCCGGGCGACGTGGTAAAATCAATGTCGGGCAAGACCATTGAGGTTATCAACACTGATGCCGAGGGGCGTTTGGTGCTGGCTGATGCGTTGCATTACACTGAAACCCGATTTAAGCCGCAGGCGATGGTTAATCTGGCGACCTTGACCGGCGCCATTATTGCCTCGCTTGGCAAAGAATATGGTGGCCTTTTTGCCAATAGTGACGATTTGGTAAGCCAATTAGTGTCAGCCGGAGAGGCCACTGGTGAGCGTTTGTGGCAAATGCCAATGGGGCCAGCCTATGATCGAATGCTAAAATCTCACATTGCCGATATGAAAAATATTGGTGGGCCTTATGGCGGCGCGATTACCGCTGCCTGTTTTCTGGCCCGGTTTGTCGAGGCAACACCATGGGCACATCTCGATATTGCCGGCAAAGCATGGTCAGATTTGTCAACCGCAACGGTGCCAAAAGGCGGTACAGGGTACGGGGTGCGCCTTTTGAACCGGTTGATTGATGATTGGCAAGGTGCTGAAATGTCTCAAACGATGGATGAGACTGACAGCTAA
- a CDS encoding DNA polymerase III subunit chi, translating to MRQIDFYQIGQAGLETVLLMLLKKTLAAKKKALILCPMPAANALDAALWSHEAESWLAHGLDDADGTDHCNIWISSDMAANQINAEFLFMLHGSVPATLQMFERGFYLFDGRSDAQLAQARTQWKAWQDLSDGQLGYFSQNAQGGWDKKA from the coding sequence ATGCGGCAAATTGACTTCTATCAGATAGGTCAAGCGGGACTGGAAACTGTCTTGCTGATGCTATTGAAAAAGACACTTGCGGCAAAGAAAAAGGCGCTAATTCTTTGCCCCATGCCGGCGGCAAATGCGCTTGATGCAGCGCTTTGGAGTCACGAGGCCGAGTCATGGCTTGCGCATGGGCTAGATGATGCCGACGGGACTGATCATTGCAATATCTGGATTTCAAGCGATATGGCGGCAAATCAGATCAATGCCGAATTCCTGTTTATGCTGCATGGCAGTGTGCCCGCCACATTGCAGATGTTTGAGCGCGGTTTTTATCTTTTTGATGGGCGATCGGACGCGCAGTTAGCGCAGGCACGAACGCAATGGAAGGCGTGGCAGGATTTGAGCGACGGCCAGCTTGGCTATTTTTCCCAAAATGCGCAAGGCGGTTGGGATAAAAAAGCCTGA
- the ndk gene encoding nucleoside-diphosphate kinase: MALERTFSIIKPDATRRNLTGQINARLEAAGLRIVAQKRKQLTQTEAQAFYAVHAERPFYNDLVAFMTSGPVVLQVLEGENAVLANREVMGATNPADAAEGTIRKDFAESIEANSVHGSDSPENAAIEIAYFFARCEITS; the protein is encoded by the coding sequence ATGGCACTCGAAAGAACTTTCTCAATCATTAAACCTGATGCGACACGCCGTAATTTGACTGGCCAGATAAATGCCCGGCTTGAAGCTGCCGGTCTTCGCATCGTCGCGCAAAAGCGCAAGCAGCTAACACAAACCGAAGCCCAGGCTTTTTATGCCGTTCATGCTGAGCGCCCATTCTACAATGATCTTGTGGCCTTTATGACATCAGGCCCGGTCGTTTTGCAGGTGCTTGAGGGCGAAAATGCGGTTCTTGCGAACCGTGAAGTCATGGGGGCGACAAACCCAGCCGACGCCGCCGAGGGTACAATTCGCAAGGATTTTGCAGAATCAATCGAGGCCAATTCAGTTCACGGCTCAGACAGCCCAGAGAATGCTGCAATTGAAATCGCCTATTTCTTTGCCAGATGTGAAATCACATCATAA
- the purN gene encoding phosphoribosylglycinamide formyltransferase, which produces MIRLAILISGRGSNMLALADAIEDFGIDAEIAIVISNKDCDGITLAAKRGMSTKVIKRRDFDTRSNHDTAIAAAITASDADYVFLAGYMAILSADFVEEFTGKLINIHPSLLPEFKGLDTHQRAIDAGALRHGASVHLVNAELDDGPLILQAWLDVNPSDTAEGLATRVLRLEHQLYPFVLFSLAEQHLGLSPDGAEWRVKDAALTAAPAAMRDVLAPCLCWPDDLLMQ; this is translated from the coding sequence ATGATCCGGCTTGCCATTCTAATTTCGGGGCGCGGCAGCAATATGCTTGCGCTTGCCGACGCCATCGAGGACTTCGGAATTGATGCCGAAATCGCAATTGTCATCAGCAATAAGGATTGTGATGGCATCACCCTCGCCGCAAAGCGCGGAATGTCCACCAAAGTGATTAAACGCCGCGATTTTGATACACGCAGCAACCATGATACGGCAATTGCGGCGGCGATCACGGCAAGTGATGCTGATTACGTGTTTCTGGCTGGTTATATGGCGATTCTTAGCGCTGATTTCGTTGAAGAATTTACTGGTAAGCTGATCAATATTCACCCCTCGTTACTGCCTGAATTCAAAGGCCTCGATACGCACCAGCGGGCGATTGATGCGGGTGCTTTGCGGCATGGCGCATCTGTTCATCTGGTCAATGCCGAATTGGATGACGGGCCGCTAATTCTGCAAGCTTGGCTTGATGTGAACCCAAGCGACACAGCTGAAGGTCTTGCCACGCGGGTGCTACGGCTTGAGCATCAGCTATATCCCTTTGTTCTGTTCAGCCTAGCAGAACAGCATCTTGGCCTTTCACCAGATGGCGCTGAATGGCGCGTAAAAGATGCGGCATTAACAGCTGCACCTGCGGCAATGCGCGACGTTCTGGCGCCATGCCTTTGCTGGCCTGACGATCTATTGATGCAATAA
- the purM gene encoding phosphoribosylformylglycinamidine cyclo-ligase, giving the protein MSSGQKQPKSLKYSDAGVDIDEGDALIGDIAPHAKRTKRAGASTDLGGFGGLFDTKAAGLKDPILVAATDGVGTKLELAKTTGLHRGVGIDLVAMCANDILAQGAMPLFFLDYFATGKLEREMAVEVIAGIADGCVEADCALIGGETAEMPGMYPAGTYDLAGFCIGAAERGTLLSPGQPKAGDVAIGLRSSGVHSNGFSLVRKIIEVSGTDIFAPAPFAPDNGSLGAQLMAPTRIYQKAAATALAIGGVSGIVHVTGGGLIENPPRVYDASLAFKFDCAAAPLPPVFGWLRDEGRMELFELARTFNCGIGLIIYVDAGKADAVLDALRAGPEPEALIIGSLVTRDGGDAVILENSEHWRGQA; this is encoded by the coding sequence ATGTCTAGCGGACAAAAACAACCTAAATCCCTCAAATACAGTGACGCTGGTGTCGATATTGACGAAGGCGATGCATTGATCGGTGATATTGCGCCGCACGCCAAACGCACAAAACGCGCCGGTGCCAGTACTGACCTTGGTGGATTTGGCGGCTTGTTTGACACGAAAGCAGCCGGTCTCAAAGATCCAATTCTTGTCGCCGCAACCGATGGTGTCGGCACCAAGCTTGAATTGGCTAAAACCACCGGGCTGCACCGCGGCGTCGGTATTGACCTTGTGGCGATGTGCGCGAATGACATTTTAGCACAAGGTGCAATGCCACTGTTTTTTCTAGATTATTTTGCCACGGGGAAACTAGAGCGCGAGATGGCAGTTGAAGTCATTGCCGGCATTGCTGATGGCTGTGTCGAGGCCGATTGTGCGCTGATTGGTGGTGAAACGGCAGAAATGCCGGGCATGTATCCGGCTGGAACCTATGATCTGGCAGGCTTTTGCATTGGTGCGGCTGAGCGCGGTACCTTGCTATCGCCGGGCCAGCCAAAGGCGGGTGATGTGGCCATCGGCCTAAGATCATCTGGAGTCCATTCAAACGGGTTTTCACTCGTGCGCAAAATTATCGAAGTCTCGGGTACCGACATCTTTGCGCCAGCTCCTTTTGCCCCAGATAACGGCAGCCTTGGCGCCCAATTGATGGCACCGACCAGGATCTATCAAAAGGCCGCCGCAACCGCGCTTGCAATCGGCGGTGTCAGCGGCATTGTCCATGTTACCGGTGGGGGTTTGATCGAGAACCCTCCACGCGTTTATGACGCCTCATTGGCGTTCAAATTTGATTGTGCTGCCGCGCCTCTGCCGCCGGTATTTGGCTGGCTTCGTGACGAAGGCAGAATGGAGCTGTTTGAGCTGGCGCGTACCTTTAATTGCGGTATCGGGCTGATCATCTATGTCGATGCGGGCAAGGCTGATGCTGTTCTGGACGCATTGCGGGCAGGCCCTGAACCTGAGGCCCTGATCATCGGCTCACTTGTCACGCGTGATGGCGGTGATGCGGTGATATTGGAGAATAGTGAGCATTGGCGCGGACAGGCATGA